In Methanococcoides sp. LMO-2, the genomic stretch CCGTTCCCAGTATTAACAAATGTTTTTTAGTATTCATTCACAACAACCTTTTATGTGACAACGTTTATTATGCTATATCTAATTAACTCCAATTTACTTTAGTTAGGTGAAAAATGTCAGAACTATTGCACATAAGCGGAGGGCCAACAAAGCCAGAGGTCATCGCGATCTCATTATCAAAAATGGAACTGAAAGACGGGATCACGTTCTATGATGTTGGATGTGGAACAGGCGCTGTTTCCATCGAAGCATCGAAGATAGCACGTGGACTTAAGGTCGTTGCCATCGATGCAAGGGAAAAAGCTATCGATGTAGCAAGGCAGAACTTCAAAAATTTCGGTGTAGATGACGTCACATTAATTAGTGGCGAATCCTCCGAATCCATTGACCAGAATGCTGATATCGGAACCATTGACTGTGCTTTTGTAGGCGGGACAAAGAACATATCCAGTGTACTGGACGTGCTCTACAAAAAGAAAGCAAGAAATATTGTTGTGAATGCGGTAAGGATCGAAACCGTGGTCAATGTGATCAACAAGATGAAAGAACTTGGGATATTCTCCGAGGTCGTCCACGTTACCATTACCAGAGGTTATGAACTTACAGGCGAGACAATGTTCAAACCTGAAAACCCGGTCTACATTGTCGTGGGCAAACTACAGGATGCATGAAAGAACTGACAATAATGAATATTATAATTTAATTGCGGAGATAGAAAAATGTTGATAGGAGTAGGACTTGGGCCAGGTGACCCTGAACTTCTTACACTTAAAGCTGTGAACATTCTCAAAAACAGCGACAAGGTGTATGTGCCTGGAGAGATGGCAGCAAAGCTGGTAGAACCATATGCAACACCAGAAATTCTGGATTTCCCTATGTTAAGGGATTATGACGTTCTGAACGAAGTATGGAAGAAGAATGCCGACCTTATTGCAGAGGAGTCAAGGAACGGAAATGTTGCTTTCGGGCTTATCGGCGATCCAAACTTCTTTTCCACTTTCACACACCTCAAACGTGTTATGAACAAGCACTACCCGGATGTTGAAACTTCAACTGTCCCGGGAATCAGTTCAATAACATCATTTGCTGCAAGGACCGATGCAGAAGTTGACACATCCTTTGAGGTCAGCGACGGATCTGAGACAAAGCACAAGATAAGGCTTAAGGCAACCCGTCCAAAAGAGATCATGGACGACTTCAAAGAGGAAGGTTACAATGAGTTCATCTTTGCAGAGAGGCTATTCTCTGACAGGGAAGTCATTGTCAAGAATTCAGAAGAGATTCCTGAGAAAGGGAACTACTTCAGCATCGTATATGCAAAAAAGAACTAAAGAGGTCATATCAAATGGCAGATAATGTAGTTACTTTTGTGGGCTCCGGACCAGGAAACCCAAAACTTATCACATTACTCGGCAAGGAAAAGCTGGAAGAAGCAGACCTTGTAGTATATGCAGGTTCACTTGTGAACCCCATCGTGGTTGACTATTGTAAGGGAGAGAAAGTAGACAGTTATGGACTGACCCTTGATGAGATCACAAAGAAAATGGCAGATGCCGTTAAGGAAGGAAAGAAGGTAGTACGCCTGCACAGCGGAGATCCATCACTCTACGGTAACGTCGTTGAACAGATGGAAGAGTTGAAGAAGTACGACATAACAGTAGAGCGCGTACCAGGAGTATCTTCTGTTTTCGCAACTGCAGCAGCGCTTGACACACAGCTCACCCTCAACGGAGTTTCTGATACACTTATAATCACTCGTCCTGCCGGCAAGACCCTTGAGAAAGATATAATTAAGGAACTTTCAAGGCACAACGCAACAATGGCAGTATTCCTCGGCACCCAGAAGATCGAGGAGATAATGGAAAAGGTCGAATATTCAGAAGATACCCCAGTAGCTGTAGTATTCCATGCATCATGGCCCGACCAGAAGATCGTGTACGGTACAGTAGCAGACATTGCACAGAAGGTCAAGGATGAAGGCATCATACGCAGTGCAATGATCCTTATCGGCGGAGTAGTAGACCCTGTCGATTACAGGAGGTCACACTTATACGGAGTAGCACAAGAACCGC encodes the following:
- the cbiT gene encoding precorrin-6Y C5,15-methyltransferase (decarboxylating) subunit CbiT; translation: MSELLHISGGPTKPEVIAISLSKMELKDGITFYDVGCGTGAVSIEASKIARGLKVVAIDAREKAIDVARQNFKNFGVDDVTLISGESSESIDQNADIGTIDCAFVGGTKNISSVLDVLYKKKARNIVVNAVRIETVVNVINKMKELGIFSEVVHVTITRGYELTGETMFKPENPVYIVVGKLQDA
- a CDS encoding cobalt-factor II C(20)-methyltransferase translates to MLIGVGLGPGDPELLTLKAVNILKNSDKVYVPGEMAAKLVEPYATPEILDFPMLRDYDVLNEVWKKNADLIAEESRNGNVAFGLIGDPNFFSTFTHLKRVMNKHYPDVETSTVPGISSITSFAARTDAEVDTSFEVSDGSETKHKIRLKATRPKEIMDDFKEEGYNEFIFAERLFSDREVIVKNSEEIPEKGNYFSIVYAKKN
- the cobM gene encoding precorrin-4 C(11)-methyltransferase; its protein translation is MADNVVTFVGSGPGNPKLITLLGKEKLEEADLVVYAGSLVNPIVVDYCKGEKVDSYGLTLDEITKKMADAVKEGKKVVRLHSGDPSLYGNVVEQMEELKKYDITVERVPGVSSVFATAAALDTQLTLNGVSDTLIITRPAGKTLEKDIIKELSRHNATMAVFLGTQKIEEIMEKVEYSEDTPVAVVFHASWPDQKIVYGTVADIAQKVKDEGIIRSAMILIGGVVDPVDYRRSHLYGVAQEPL